Proteins from one Ahaetulla prasina isolate Xishuangbanna chromosome 2, ASM2864084v1, whole genome shotgun sequence genomic window:
- the CCNI2 gene encoding cyclin-I2 — MKCIGPSESQNLALVLEYALAREAKIWKAPVFQNFTLKGTNISPLSYDRTVLWIGKLSSLFQFCFQTFSLAVSFLNRLLASVKAQLKHLRCIAIACLLLAAKINEEDEIIPSVKKLAEQSDCKCSPAEILRMERIILDKLHWDLYTATSMDFLNIFHAMVMSKWPQLLTRLPQRNPSRHAAFLTKQLQHCMACHQVLQFKGSTLALVIITLELEKLTPDWFPVITDLLKKAQIDSTKFIHCKELVDQQILGFQLPNAVYIFNPANQNIQTHLAEGLPCYYSTEKKEMQFNTQNSLLRGEAYADDLKGDEFYDGFKYLYNEDGISEAGSNSEMGNDDIQGPEGSINACPPLQPAPHID, encoded by the exons ATGAagtgcattgggccttcagagaGCCAGAATCTTGCTTTAGTGTTGGAGTATGCTCTAGCAAGAGAAGCAAAGATCTGGAAGGCACCGGTCTTCCAAAACTTCACACTGAAG ggCACCAATATTTCTCCACTCTCTTATGACAGAACTGTTTTGTGGATTGGAAAGTTAAGCTCACTCTTTCAGTTTTGCTTCCAAACCTTTTCCTTGGCAGTCAGCTTTCTGAACCGGTTGCTGGCATCAGTAAAG GCACAGTTGAAACATCTCCGTTGCATCGCAATAGCTTGTCTACTTCTAGCAGCAAAAATCAATGAAGAAGATGAG aTAATACCATCAGTAAAGAAGCTGGCAGAGCAAAGTGATTGCAAGTGTTCTCCAGCTGAGATTTTGAGAATGGAAAGAATCATACTTGATAAACTTCACTGGGATCTTTACACAGCAACATCAATGGATTTCTTAAACATT TTCCATGCCATGGTGATGTCCAAGTGGCCCCAATTACTAACTAGGCTACCTCAGAGGAATCCTTCCCGCCATGCTGCGTTCTTGACCAAACAGCTACAGCACTGTATGGCCTGCCACCAGGTGTTGCAGTTTAAGGGTTCCACACTGGCCTTGGTGATCATCACCTTAGAGTTGGAGAAGCTGACTCCTGATTGGTTTCCTGTAATTACCGATCTGCTAAAAAAAGCACAG ATCGATAGCACCAAATTCATCCACTGCAAAGAACTTGTGGATCAGCAGATCTTGGGCTTCCAGCTACCCAATGCTGTCTACATTTTCAACCCTGCAAATCAAAACATCCAAACTCACCTGGCTGAAGGATTACCCTGCTATTATTCCACGGAGAAGAAAGAAATGCAGTTTAACACGCAAAACTCACTCCTCAGAGGCGAGGCTTATGCGGATGACCTGAAGGGTGATGAATTCTATGATGGATTCAAGTACTTGTACAACGAAGATGGGATCTCAGAAGCTGGATCGAACAGTGAGATGGGGAATGATGATATTCAGGGACCAGAGGGAAGTATCAATGCTTGCCCACCATTACAACCTGCCCCTCATATTGATTAG